In Comamonadaceae bacterium OS-1, a single window of DNA contains:
- the lifO gene encoding lipase chaperone, translating to MQKARVGMWAVSGVLAVAAVVWWRHGGLDAPNVAASAGAVPGARAPFVPSMQGTQPDGDLQALRVAGMQTSPAAYAQLVRMFDYYLSAVGEASTEAIRQRIAHELDLAMPPAQAQDAKRLLGLYLAFKRALVELEQDPALAGNGVQAIRQRMLAVQQLRERYFTADEVQGMFGFEDRYDADALARMAIDQDTQLSAAQKKSQLAALDATLPAALLADRNANQALFNTQQQALDMRAKGASDDDVYRMRSQAFGTQAASRLTEVDHEEQAWQSRMAAYLAARNAILSAEGTRSEDQRQQALAQLQQSHFSEDERRRLVAYEK from the coding sequence ATGCAGAAAGCCCGGGTTGGGATGTGGGCCGTTTCAGGGGTCCTGGCGGTGGCTGCGGTCGTATGGTGGCGGCACGGCGGCCTGGATGCGCCGAATGTTGCTGCCAGCGCAGGGGCGGTGCCCGGAGCGCGCGCACCCTTCGTGCCCTCCATGCAGGGCACCCAGCCCGATGGCGATTTGCAGGCGCTGCGCGTGGCAGGGATGCAGACCAGCCCGGCGGCGTATGCGCAGTTGGTGCGGATGTTCGACTACTACCTGAGCGCCGTGGGGGAGGCGAGTACCGAAGCCATCCGCCAGCGTATTGCCCACGAGCTTGACCTGGCCATGCCGCCCGCCCAGGCCCAGGATGCCAAGCGGCTGTTGGGCCTGTACCTGGCTTTCAAGCGCGCCTTGGTCGAGCTGGAGCAGGACCCTGCGTTGGCGGGTAACGGCGTTCAGGCTATCCGCCAACGGATGCTGGCGGTGCAGCAGTTGCGCGAGCGCTATTTCACTGCCGACGAGGTGCAGGGGATGTTTGGCTTTGAAGACCGTTATGACGCGGATGCCCTGGCCCGCATGGCTATCGACCAGGACACCCAGCTGAGCGCGGCACAGAAAAAGTCCCAGCTCGCCGCACTCGATGCGACCCTGCCAGCGGCCTTGCTGGCAGATCGCAACGCCAACCAGGCCTTGTTCAACACCCAGCAGCAGGCTTTGGACATGCGTGCCAAAGGTGCCAGTGACGACGATGTCTACCGCATGCGGTCCCAGGCTTTTGGCACCCAGGCCGCATCGCGGCTGACTGAGGTGGACCACGAGGAGCAAGCCTGGCAGAGCCGCATGGCGGCCTACCTGGCCGCGCGTAATGCCATTCTCAGCGCCGAAGGCACGCGCTCGGAAGACCAGCGCCAGCAGGCTCTGGCCCAGCTACAGCAGAGCCATTTCAGTGAGGATGAACGCCGACGGTTGGTGGCGTACGAGAAATAG
- the hlyC gene encoding triacylglycerol lipase, with product MNRKVLLEMALKKIWTTWLAACLLAWACLPATSWAQGYSQTRYPIVLVHGLLGFDNIGPLDYWYRIPAALRADGATVYVTQVSAANSTEVRGEQLLSQVKQILAVTGAAKVNLIGHSHGAPTSRYVASVRPDLVASVTAVGGVNKGSAVADLLLGVAPPGTLSNTVLVSATNGLATLIAALSTASQQPQNSMAAATSLGTAGSLKFNLAHPEGIPTSACGEGAYSVRGVMYFSWSGAQPFTHPLDILDPALALTSLAFAGAKNDGLVASCSTHLGRVIRDDYRMNHLDEVNQVAGLVNLFETNPVTLYRQQANRLKNLGL from the coding sequence ATGAACCGCAAGGTTCTGCTGGAGATGGCTTTGAAAAAAATATGGACGACTTGGCTGGCCGCTTGCTTGCTGGCATGGGCTTGCTTGCCTGCGACATCGTGGGCGCAGGGGTATTCCCAAACCCGGTACCCGATTGTGCTGGTGCATGGTCTTTTGGGTTTTGACAATATCGGCCCACTGGACTATTGGTACCGAATACCCGCAGCGCTGCGGGCGGACGGGGCGACGGTGTACGTGACGCAGGTCTCTGCGGCCAACAGCACCGAGGTGCGTGGCGAGCAGTTGCTATCCCAGGTCAAGCAGATCCTGGCAGTGACTGGTGCTGCCAAGGTCAACCTGATCGGACACAGCCACGGTGCTCCGACATCGCGTTATGTCGCTTCGGTACGGCCCGACCTGGTGGCATCGGTGACCGCGGTGGGTGGTGTCAACAAGGGCTCGGCCGTGGCTGATTTGCTGCTGGGCGTGGCACCCCCTGGAACCTTGAGTAATACGGTGTTGGTATCTGCCACGAATGGCTTGGCGACCTTGATTGCCGCCTTGTCAACGGCTTCGCAGCAACCCCAGAACTCCATGGCTGCAGCGACATCGCTGGGCACGGCGGGCTCGCTCAAGTTCAACCTCGCCCATCCAGAGGGCATTCCGACGAGCGCCTGCGGCGAGGGCGCGTACTCGGTGCGCGGTGTGATGTACTTCTCTTGGAGCGGAGCCCAGCCTTTCACCCACCCGCTGGACATTCTGGACCCCGCCCTGGCACTGACTTCGCTGGCCTTTGCAGGCGCCAAAAATGATGGTCTGGTGGCCAGCTGCTCCACGCATCTGGGGCGGGTGATCCGAGATGACTACAGGATGAACCACCTGGATGAGGTCAACCAGGTCGCAGGCCTGGTGAACCTGTTTGAAACCAACCCGGTGACGCTGTACCGCCAGCAGGCCAACCGGTTGAAGAACCTGGGTCTTTGA